The DNA window CTTAAATACTAGATCATACCGTCTTTATGCTTCAGGCTTTTCACTCATCCCTAGTAGCACGAACTAAAAAGTTTTATCATCTAACTTCTTTCTCTTACCTTCTAATACATGAACATGACCAATGCATCCAAAAATTCGAAAATAATCAACATTAGGTTTTACACGTCCAAGCCTCTTAGGAGTCATATCTTCCACTACTATTGTAGAACTTTTGTTGAGGGCATGCATTGTctaatttactatttatgacaCAAAATTCTTTGGAACTTGTTTTTCTGATAATATACTTCTAACCATGTTCGATTGTACCGTTCTTACGCTCAATTGCTCTATTTTGTTGGGAGTGTAGACTACAGTACGTTGCCTATTGATACCACTAATTTTGCAAAAAATCTTGAATTCGTGAGAGGTGAACTCTCCAACCCTATCTGTGCACAGacaacaaataaaatctttagtCTCTTTCTCAATAAGACTTTTATAATTCTTGAAGACAATACAGGTTTTAGATTTCTCAACAAGAAAATATACCCACACCTTGTATcgataatcatcaataaaacttatGTAATGTCTCTTTTTGCTGTTGGAAAGAGATTTGATGGGTATATAGATGTCTGGATATACTAATTGCGGCATTTGTGTTACTCTCAATAAACTTCTCTTTGGAAATGCATCATAAGGGAGGTTTTGGTATGATTCTATCAAGTAATATGAACATCTTATTTTCAGATTTTGGTGTTTGCATGATAAGCCTCTTCTTGAGATGATAGATTCTGCTTCTTCATgttgtattaaaataaatacacatcTTTCTTGCAATTGTTCAACACTTAATAAGTTATTTTTCAACTTAAGTATATAGGAAACATTAGTGATTACTTTAGTGCGTCCAACAATTTGCAACTTAATGTTACCTTCTCCCAACACAACCATCTTGAAATTATTTCCAAGCTTCacaggttgtcaaaattactTATCAAGATATGATAATCATTCCTTCGTTGTACACATAATTTTTACACCCTAAGTTAAGGAACCAAACATTTTCCTTGATCGATTAATAAGCTCCATATATTACATCAacaacatttcttttttctccacACGATCAAACTCGATTCgcttccttctccaattggGGACACTCATATCTAAGATGTCCCAACTGACGACACTTATAATACTCAACTGTACCATTGTTGAATGAATGTctacctcttcctcttccgcTATCCCTTCCTCGAAAAAATTCACAAGCTCAATCGCCTTCTATTTCACCGATTCTAGTGCTTGTTCATCACCCACACATTCATTCAATCTTTGCTCATATACCAAccagtttctttgcaattcatCGATAGTTAAGGTTTCTAAGTTATTAGACTCTTCAATCGAACATACAATGTAATCAAACCTTGAGGTCATtgatttgaagattttttcaaTGATCACCACTTGTTTGAatattcattttgaaaaattatttctcaaatagttaaaaatcACTAGAgaataaatagtaataaaaaaatgcaattaaataaaaataacataatggATAAGATATAGGTCTACGAAATTATCGACTTTTGGTTCGATCCCTAGCAGAGTCGATTCATGATCCATAAAACTAATGTGTAGTAGCTCACACGACCAAACAGTGTacatgataattaaaaatataattaatcgGGGAGTTGGTTTCTTGAATATTTTCCAACTTACTCTTccttttatgaaaaaaaaaaaaactgtagCTCCTTTTTTCTATCACAATCGGTTGTGATGTCTTCTTTCATCCTTTGTGATGTCTCTTATGATCAGTTCGTGGCCCGATGGATAAGGTGTTAGTCTATGAAACAAGAGATTTTCTCCCATTCATCctataaaaaataagttgACAAGGTGAAGTTaggggcatgactctaatattACTGGTTGTGTATATTGATGTTCAACATATTcttataatgatatgatatcatCAAAATTCAGTATAAGTTCTTGtgactttattttatattttcgtGAAGGCCTCATAATCGTAACATTATTgagtaatattttttaataatggaaatatttttaaatagaaaattaaatcattCCATTTATAGTTCTAGGTACCATAATTGAcatattttaagatattatttaCATTCTAAAAGTTGGGGAGGTATAAATCCTCCTACCTCTTTTTCtccataaagaaaataaaaagaaaataaacttaCTACCACCAAACTACAACCgatcttttctttatttatttatttatattgctCTAACTATTTACATGAtgtaaaatgtaataaaattttagattggATTGTGTACGATTTCACATTAACTGTGGAAATattaccaaatttttttactcaattaaactcaaattttacgtcaaagataaataaaatagattaataattatttttcgtgGCCCAAGAGATAAAAGTGCCTATCTAGTGAACAAGACACTTTGGGTTCGATCTTAGTAGAGTTGGTACGTGACACTACTAGGCAAGTACTAACACGGAGTTGgttttggatattttttagataaagagTAAATTTTTCAATCCAAACAACACTTAATTGAATAATGAATCCAACTCTTAGTCTATAAAACAAGGGACTCGAGGGTTTAATCCCTAGCGGAATTGacctataaacaaaaaatggacAGGGTtgggttttaaaatatctatccattattttaaaatatttaataaagattGAATATACAACCCATTACAAAAAATGGGTaggttgtgttttaaaacatctatctattattttcaaacatttaattaacatttaCAACTCAATTTGAATATACATTTTGAAAGATTAatggagaataaataataatagaaaattttaatgaaaggaaaacaatATATGTATTGACGACTCTGTGGCCCAGTGGATAAGGTGCTTCATAAAACTCCCAAAGAATGCTCAAGGGGTTCAAGAGGTGTGAACTAACTGGTGGGTCCtgcaagtattttttttatttttttaaaacacttaagccacgtgctactctACTTTTCACGTAAAGTAAAGCTACTCACTCTATAAGGCTGACAGTGGCATTGCAATCCCGAGACTGTGACACATGCTTAAGatagtttcatatttttaattttagtagactataggttagtataggttaaaTTGAATTTCCATTTAGTAGCATAAATGTTAGTATATGACTTTTCATTCTGTATTGTTTTTCGTTTTACTTCAATTTGTATTCGTTTATTTCAAGGCATTAATTGAAGCATGCAAGACTAAAGTTTAAAgttattataaagtttcaataaagttaattCCGCAttaaatgttcatgatatgtgtACCGTAGCAACCTTAGAAAGAGTACCAGGTAGGTATTTAGTATTCACTTTCATTACACTATTTGTTGCTGACTAATGAAGGGGAACTAGAGTTCTTTGACGAGACCCTATAGTTGAAGGATAcaactaagtgggagcaaCTCATGGATAATGGGATGAGTTGGATGTCTAGGCTTTAGAATTGTGTTGCTCTTTAATCTACTAAGGCTTAATACGTTGCAATAGCTGAAGTTGGAAGAGAGATGACATGAATGATAGACTATCTAGAATTCTTATGCAAGAAGTAGTGCGAGATGATTCTTTATACAGATAATCAAAGTTTCATTCAATTGGTGAAGAACCTGGTCTATATTCAAAGACAAGACACATGAGAAGATAATAtcatttcactcgcaggttagtggaatAAGGTGATGTGTTtagagaagatagagggtgcaacaAATCTTGCAGACATGTTAACAAAAGCTATAGGGAATATGATCAATCATGTTCTTATATCggtacattttttaaacataaaacttcgaaataaaataagaatatacACATTAATCACTATAAGTATTTGATGAAATATAGCAATGAAATAATACGATTgcatttatataatatttaaggtGTGGTGTAGTTAAGGGTCGTGGGTGAAACAGCAGCAACATAAGCTTTTGACCACCCAAACAAGAAAACGAATTATGTGGAATAGACCGACTAACCCGACCAACCCAAACAAAAAGTATAATGCTAACGAATATCCAAATCGTGCAGCGAATCCTGCAGCAAGATTGTTGAGAGGCTTGAGGTTAACCATTATAAATCCTTGTAGAAACGTCAATGCTAAGAAAACTACTGCCGCGCACATGGCCAACACTAACAGCCAACTACAAACCCTATTTTTTAGGGGAACTCGACTGATGATCAGCAGAATCACGCCCACAGAGGCCATGAACGAGACAACATTTGCCATTGAGTAAATCATGTACTGTATTGGTCGTCGATATGCCATAATTGCACTCCCAGCTGGGAGAATTGTCCCATTTTTCAAGGTAGCAGTCATATAATAGTATTCATCTATGTAGTTGTTGGAATTGTATTCCGTGTCTTGTTGCCAAACACCCCCTGCAGGGTTCACCCCAGCTTGAAAAGTCACGGTTGCGATCACTGTAGCCACCAACATCATTGTCCCTTGCACTTCTTCAACCCAATCTCCTttgtatttcaatttcttcctccatgcCTTCCACCGCCCTATTCTAAATGATGCACATTCTCgtctttgttttttagaatttcGAGATTCTAgacttctttttctaacaTTTGAAGCTGTGCTTATTCTAGTTTTTACTTCAGAGAGCGAGAGTAAATATCCTACCATCTGCATTCAAATAaaagttagaattttttttattgcacaTCCATTTAATGGTaagaatatttgttaaaaccACTCTATGGTGAAAATTCTctgtttataattatttggataatgaaataaattacaaaaatatggaaataacaataaatagatataAGATATTTGGACAAATATGATACCTATGTGAGCGACATGGAAAGCAAACAAATATGATACCTATGTGAGCGACAGGGAAGGGAAGCTActttggagttttttttttattacttacCTCACTTTGTCTGAGCTTGATTGATAAATCCAAAATAGTGTTCCCCTTGTCATCAGTTGTATTCAAGAAACCTTCATGACGATTcataaatgtttcaataagCAGCTTTATACCCTCTAAATGGTCACTTTCTACACATAAATGTAAGACAGTTCGACCATCGTTGAGCTTCATCCAAATAGATTGTGGTGTTGCATTGATAAGCTCTTTCATGATGTCGACTTGTCCATTAATTACTGCATAATGGAGAGGAATGAACCCATCGTTATCGTAAACCAAGCAAGCACTCGTGTTGTTCTCCAACAAAGCTCGAACGGTGTCGATGTCTCCATTTTTGGAAGCAAGGTGGAGGGGCGTTGGTTGAAAGGCATCAACCTCAGACTGCATCACAAttctaatttcttgatttGGTTGATATGGAGAATTGGAAGAGGGTATAGGTTGTGGGTGAATCTCctccattattattatctctTTCTTAATCCAATTCTCTTGCTCCCAAATACTATGCAAAcactaatatatttaaaccATAGTACATGAATGAGGCCCATGTTTGCGAGTCTTTAAGTAaactaattatatatttttcaacaatATTATAGTTTATTATGTCATAGAAGACGTGTAGccttatatataataaaggaTTGTTTAATATAAACtcaaatttaaagaagaataattttattagggGCAAATACGGATGGTCTTTATATAGACGTTTTAGAACATTCTcgatgttggatgaaagtcccacgtcaactaatttagaaaatgatcatgagtttataatcaaagaatactctcaaAATTGTTgtgaggctttttgggaagcccaaagcaaagccatgtagacaatatcataccattgtgtcGTGTTCATCCAACACTCGATAGCCATAGACCAGACCATAATTGACGACTCGATTGAAAACACGGTCATGTCTCAACTTTAAGTATAGTGACCGATTCcatctaaatttttataacaaataaaCTTAGACCTTTTAAGCGATTTATAACACTTTTCACTCAACTTCATATAATACCAACTCAAAATCACTcgaataaaattattctacAACCATAATTTGATCagaataatatgaaaaagttaaaagaaagtaATTCTTGTTAAATAGGAAGACAAGTAGATTAAAAAAacgttaatatatatatatatatatatatatatagttatcgAATTTATTTTGTAGTTAAAAAGGTTTGATgcataaacatttttaaaacaaaattccaaTAGAGAGTATAAGttaattcatgaaatttttacaaatggtTTTAATTGATACATGCCGGCAAGAGTATACAAATACATTTGACTACGCGATTTTTAAAAGTCTTGTTCATTCAATAATCAAACATAATTGATGATTATActcgattcttttttttttctatgaaataataataaatagaaaagagtAACGTAtgcaataaatattaaaataatatgatacATGGTCttattaaaatggaaaaaacaatatattaaaaaaattgttgatttgactatttaattttttaatttttttcataccAATGTTAAATAGATACGANtttttttttttttttttttttttcaagtcaatgataaataaagaataacaTATGAATATTAGGATGCATTATTGTATTAAATtagagaataatatttttttttaaaataatttgccTCAATTATTTGACTATGTCATTTTATAATGAATACAGATATTATCTCATTGGGTTCGTTTACTaagtgatttaaaaaaatatttttcattaaagtACTAAATAGAATTGACGAGTATACTCTTTTTTATACGagtcaataataaataaaagaataacgTGCCtgtaattttcaaaaccaaaagaaaaataaaagaaatttgagaaaaaagtaaaagaaaattgaaaagaagaaaacatgcACGAACtgtttgtgagatctcacatcaaatagagaggggaacaaagtagAAACATCTTCTtaaagacatgttttaaaacggtgAGAATGACAACACATAATgaatcaaagcagacaatatctgttgcGATTGGTATGAGAGCTGTTAATTAAGTTATAGATTCTATAGGctaagggaaaaaaaaccttgaaatTTAGGCAGATTTAGTGGAGAGAGACAATTATTTAGAGTACCCAATCCAATGATATAACTTAAGTAAATATCGTTGTATACTAGTGGGGCTTGATGTAAATATGGACAAATACTCATATGCATTAGATGTACACGAGAAATGTAGAATTACAGTTTATCTTgaggtaaattttttaaaaaaagtttaatcttttatgacattataacaaatatatattttaatttacgtAAATAATTcctaaatatattatgaaattatagtATCTAATAAATGGCATGTTAGTAGACATTGTATTCATTAAACACcaaaaatattagtttatattgaaggataaaaaatttgttaacaCTGTCTCTCCTCTCTCAGCAACACTGTCTAAGAAACCATCTCCCTCATCCCTCAACCCTCTCTCACTGCCGCCAACACTGTCTTAACAAAGAAATCATCTCCCTTTTCTATCACCGGCGGGCAACACTATTTTAGCAAAGAAgtctctccctctctcatcTATTTCGGCAGGAGCAAACAACTCTCCCCCTTATTTCGGCAAGACCTTGCCACTCTCCCCCACCTATTTCTGCAAGACTATCTCAGCAAAAATCACTCTCCCACTATTTCGGCAACCAGTGAACTGGTTCTTAGGTATGGGTTAGTTTAAAATCTTATGCCCATGTAGTTACATCCCCCATTGGTTTAAAATCTTATGTCCATGTAGTTTTCATCCCCGATCTATTTAAAATCTTATGCCAGTTTTCATCCCCCTCTCTCtaccttccttcttttttagattttgtttagTAGTATGAGGTTTGGATTGGGGATTGAGGTATTATAGTAATTTTTCCTCTCAATCTAGTGATGTATGAGTGTataagtgagttttttttgCTGCTATAATGACCATGCTAATGTATATAAACACATActccatatttaattttttttgctgCTGAAATTTGTTGTTACGGTGACTTTTCACTCGACTATCACCAGAGTAGCAACATTTTGAGGGAAAAAACATATACTTatactaatatatatttgggGCATTTGGAGAGAAATTTGTCTGTATGATTAGATTGATTAATTGGAGTTTAAATATGCTTAATCTAGACAAACACATTGAACTAAACTCGGAATGCATGCATGATTAAAGCGATAACACTAAGGAGTGGAAGCACATGGTGCCCCCTAGAAAGCGTGTTGTCGGTGATTAGTATCAGAATGAAACTACACCTGTTCATGAGGCTACAAAGCCTTCtatttcctttcttccttttctccttcTCATAGTTGTTATCCTCACTGTTCTGGTAAAAAGGCCGTTTGTGTAGGGGGGATTATATATGCATTGTAACTTGCTACTGTGATGGGAAAGTGGAGACATATAAGtgatgtttatttaaaatttccatcCTTTTGGAGTTTGCTTCATTTATGACCAACATGGctgtttatttttagattgaataaaaaaaatacacaacCTTTATAACAATGTCTTTCAATTTTCCCTCCAAAGAATTATTAACTAAGTGAAGAACAAAAGTTAGAACATTTTGTGGAAGTTCAATATGGATTGAATCGATAAACTAGTCTTCCAGATGTAGTGAAGAGGACAAAGGGATGGGAAGAAAACTCAAGCCTAATCCTATGCcgtgttttcttttgttgagcAGATCTGAATTGATAGAAAATGTCAGAGGAACATACTTTCTTGAGTAAGTAAGTTCGTAACTGTGATTATCTTTTTCtgattgtcatttttttttatctcagaAAGTTTGCAAATGGTTGGCATAGTTGTTACTAGCTGAGCTGTAGTTTATCTGCACTCCAATCGGGTGCTACAAAAAGATCTTAAGGTACCTATAATGTATTAACATACCCAACTCATTAAtggttcttgatttttttgttttttcaaattttcttctattctAGTGTTCCAATATGTTTCTTGCGAAGAGCAATGATGTCCGGCTTGGTACGATGGCTTCCATTTTTTACCGGATGGAATTTCTTTACTAGTTATTTCTTCCAATATCTTGAAGGGGACTTTAGACTTGCAAAACTACTCAATACAGAAGACCTTGCTTCATCATCATCGGTAAGGATGCAATCATTGTCTTGTCATAATTTCTCAGTAGAGatgatttaaagaaattatgtgGAGATAATTTTCCTGAATGGATCTTCTTCTCCGCTTATGAGCAggttccttttccttttctttttatgtttctcCTTTTACTCTTTGTTGATCATTATTGTTGTGTtgttctataatttaaaatgatgataCATGTGATGGAAGAATGATAAgttactttttgtttgttttaacaTTAGTGGTAATTCTGGAAATATCGGAGATGATGTTACTCGATATGATAGCTTTCCAGTGTGATGCATGGATGCTCCTTCTTTTCTCCAGTTTAATAGACACATTGATGTACTTGGGTCAAGAACAACTGAATACCTTAAGCGCAATCTTTTCAATAACCAAAGTAGCCATCAGGACTTTATCAAAGACACAAAGACAGTTATTAgtaaaaagttataatttgTGCCTATGATTTCATATTTTCCTGTTGCCTTGCAAGTGGAGCATAAACTAAGCAAATACTTATTTTGTAGCAGAGGTTTTTAAACATGCAGACTATATTAAAGAAGAGAGAGGCCAGCAGAAAGATGTCGGGTCAATTGCTGTCCTATTAGGGGATCGTCTCTTTGTTGCTAATGTTGAATAGTCCAGAGTAGTTGCATCTAGAGTTGGTTCAGGTTgcctattatttttttctgtcAATAGATGATTCTGGGATAGAGGACTTGCACTTCAAAGTCGTGACATGATAACGGTTCCTTGAAAATCATTGCAAGTATTGGAGAATATTTTATCTTGTATAGTTTGtataactttattttaggaaatgatGGAATACTACTATTGTAATGGAAATAGATTATGAAATCTCAATTATGAACGGAAGTCATGGTATTTAATATGCTATGAGTATCTTATgtgtttatttagtattttaatttaattttattaaaaattgttgttaaaatttgattatggTAActataatgattataaatgaataattaattttattatagcattaatttaaagttatatatagcTTCAATAAAAcgctataaaatatttttatagcaACGTTTATAAGCTATAAATTTATACTCTATTATAGCATCTATTATAGCTGTAAAAAAAAGTCTCagacttttaataacatgggCTGTCACGACGTACaaaaaaacgctataaaaagtGTACGATAGCATTTTTCGTAAGCTATCGTATCTATTATTTGTTGTAGTGAACCctacatcattttttatttcaattttNacaaaataaaataagtactGTTACCCTATACATGTGTCATAGTCTCGAATTGCGATATCGTCGTTAGCTGTATAGggatgtcttgcctttaccNgaaaaaaaaaagataaattagaTATGttgagatatttatttatcctCAATAATTGGACTACAAGGTGGATTTTCAGggtgattttgttttaattgatattattTAGACGATGGATTTGAAGTTGAATTAGAATTTGAGGAGCAAATTCAGGCTCATacaaagaataattattaactcTGACTCAAGCCAACACGTGTCATACGGGGTGATATGTTGATATATttgatgttatgatatgtgtcGCTATATGATATGCCAAATAACATTATGGTATAAATGAAATGTCAAATTATATTtcgattaattattttatgttatgagatgtcatgttgtgatatga is part of the Cucurbita pepo subsp. pepo cultivar mu-cu-16 chromosome LG03, ASM280686v2, whole genome shotgun sequence genome and encodes:
- the LOC111790253 gene encoding ankyrin repeat-containing protein NPR4-like produces the protein MEKNLKHPTPSFNGVPDATRNQEIRIVIGSVEESRRKVYEASKKGCIQTLKTLIQEDPNMVLAVILSSSNNHNPLLHESICHGHLQFTQLLYHNPELLIVMQSEVDAFQPTPLHLASKNGDIDTVRALLENNTSACLVYDNDGFIPLHYAVINGQVDIMKELINATPQSIWMKLNDGRTVLHLCVESDHLEGIKLLIETFMNRHEGFLNTTDDKGNTILDLSIKLRQSEMVGYLLSLSEVKTRISTASNVRKRSLESRNSKKQRRECASFRIGRWKAWRKKLKYKGDWVEEVQGTMMLVATVIATVTFQAGVNPAGGVWQQDTEYNSNNYIDEYYYMTATLKNGTILPAGSAIMAYRRPIQYMIYSMANVVSFMASVGVILLIISRVPLKNRVCSWLLVLAMCAAVVFLALTFLQGFIMVNLKPLNNLAAGFAARFGYSLALYFLFGLVGLVGLFHIIRFLVWVVKSLCCCCFTHDP